In one Arachis duranensis cultivar V14167 chromosome 9, aradu.V14167.gnm2.J7QH, whole genome shotgun sequence genomic region, the following are encoded:
- the LOC107465314 gene encoding heavy metal-associated isoprenylated plant protein 35: protein MAAPDTRVAEAKEVGEEAASPMTKTCVLKVSIHCEGCKKKVKKILQSIHGVDTIDVDLRQQKVVVTGNVDSDILIMKLINKTGKHAELWPQPPPPPPSDSNKKKKKKVKPPENKENQNDDVAETSGESSNKHQSEKNDKETVVKVVVQDAPTKNRVEDNNYNAAKKKNVNEGCASGKAGVQIQEPKHEVKQTVVLPAGNPPPPVTEKKVSVAVQVSEEGEASGIEKSGGAKNKKKKSKGNNINNNENEGSSNVSATGEAPVTSGSGSQPHGQGHCHGHGHGPEPVPPQVAGPANESPPRHRSYHQYPPHYYAPPPPNPPVYTVSYHTAYPSSSRYGSASYYAPPQPYSYAHVVHQHPPYPPPYTYESESYTPSYNNMPSQPSSDSFEFFSEENPNACSVM from the exons ATGGCGGCACCAGATACAAGAGTGGCAGAAGCTAAAGAAGTTGGAGAAGAGGCAGCATCTCCCATGACTAAG ACTTGTGTGTTGAAAGTATCCATTCACTGCGAAGGCTGCAAAAAGAAGGTGAAGAAAATTCTACAGAGTATACACG GTGTTGACACCATAGACGTTGATTTGAGGCAACAAAAGGTGGTGGTAACGGGAAACGTAGACAGTGACATCTTGATTATGAAACTGATCAACAAGACAGGAAAACACGCCGAGTTATGGCCACAACCACCACCGCCACCGCCATCAGATTccaataagaagaagaaaaagaaggtaaAGCCAccagaaaacaaagagaaccAAAACGACGACGTCGCAGAAACCAGCGGAGAAAGCAGCAACAAACACCAAAGCGAGAAAAACGACAAGGAAACCGTTGTTAAAGTCGTCGTTCAAGATGCGCCTACTAAGAACAGGGTCGAAGATAATAACTACAACGctgcgaagaagaagaacgttAACGAAGGATGTGCAAGCGGCAAAGCCGGTGTGCAGATCCAGGAGCCAAAGCACGAGGTAAAGCAAACGGTGGTGTTACCAGCCGGTAACCCGCCACCACCGGTGACAGAGAAAAAGGTGAGCGTGGCGGTTCAAGTTTCCGAGGAAGGCGAAGCGTCAGGGATAGAGAAAAGTGGCGGTgctaaaaacaagaaaaagaaaagcaaagggAATAATATCAACAACAACGAAAATGAAGGTTCTAGTAATGTTAGTGCCACTGGCGAAGCTCCTGTCACCAGCGGTTCCGGTAGCCAGCCACATGGTCAAGGCCATTGTCATGGTCATGGTCATGGTCCAGAACCTGTTCCTCCTCAGGTTGCAGGTCCAGCCAATGAGAGTCCACCACGTCATCGTTCGTACCATCAATATCCACCGCATTACTatgctcctcctcctcctaaTCCTCCTGTTTATACGGTGAGTTATCACACAGCGTATCCGAGCTCCAGCAGATACGGTAGTGCATCGTATTATGCGCCTCCGCAACCGTATTCGTACGCACACGTTGTTCATCAGCATCCACCGTATCCACCACCGTATACTTACGAATCGGAATCGTATACGCCCTCTTATAATAATATGCCTTCTCAGCCTTCTTCTGACTCATTCGAGTTCTTTAGCGAAGAGAATCCCAATGCGTGTTCGGTTATGTGA